A single Brienomyrus brachyistius isolate T26 chromosome 11, BBRACH_0.4, whole genome shotgun sequence DNA region contains:
- the LOC125704040 gene encoding tyrosine-protein kinase CSK-like produces the protein MSGVQAAWSPGTECVAKYNFQGTSVQDLPFCKGDILTIVSVTKDPNWYMARNAVGGEGSIPANYVQKREGVKSGDKLSLMPWFHGKITRDQAEQLLSPHETGLFLVRESTNFPGDYTLCVSYEGKVEHYHIIYHDGKLSIDKEEYFSNLMQLVQHYTKDADGLCTRLVIPKVMEGTVEAMDEFFRSGWALSRKDLRILRCIGKGESADVMVGDYRGTKVAVKCIKNDVTAQAFIAEASVMTQLRHNNLVQLLGVIVEGTGTLFIVTEYMAKGSLVDYLRSRGRTVLGRDCLLKFSLDVCDAMEYLEANNFVHRDLAARNVLVSDENMAKVSDFGLTKEASSMQDTAKLPVKWTAPEALREKKFSTKSDVWSYGILLWEIYSFGRVPYPRIPLKDVVPRVDKGYKMDAPDDCPPVVYDIMKQCWNLDPAGRPSFCRLRERLLHIRAKELCL, from the exons ATGTCTGGGGTCCAG GCAGCGTGGTCACCTGGCACCGAGTGCGTCGCCAAGTACAACTTCCAGGGCACCAGTGTGCAGGACCTGCCCTTCTGCAAGGGAGACATCCTCACCATCGTTAGCGTCACCAAG GACCCGAACTGGTACATGGCCAGGAACGCAGTGGGGGGAGAGGGCAGTATCCCGGCCAACTATGTCCAGAAGCGAGAGGGCGTGAAGTCGGGGGACAAGCTCAGCCTCATGCC ctggtTCCATGGGAAGATCACGCGTGACCAGGCAGAGCAGCTGCTCTCTCCACATGAGACGGGTCTCTTCCTGGTGCGCGAGAGCACCAACTTCCCGGGCGACTACACGCTGTGCGTCAGCTACGAGGGCAAGGTGGAGCACTACCACATCATCTACCACGACGGCAAGCTGTCCATCGACAAGGAGGAGTACTTCAGCAACCTCATGCAGCTCGTTCAG CATTACACCAAAGACGCAGACGGCCTCTGCACCCGACTTGTCATCCCCAAGGTCATGGAGGGAACGGTGGAAGCTATGGATGAGTTCTTCAGAA GTGGGTGGGCCTTGAGCAGAAAGGACCTCAGGATACTGAGATGCATCGGAAAGGGGGAGTCTGCAG ACGTGATGGTGGGTGACTACAGAGGGACCAAAGTGGCTGTGAAGTGCATCAAGAACGACGTCACCGCACAGGCCTTCATCGCTGAGGCGTCGGTCATGAC GCAACTCCGACACAACAACCTCGTCCAGCTCCTCGGTGTCATCGTGGAGGGAACGGGAACTCTCTTTATCGTCACAGAGTACATGGCCAAG GGCAGTCTTGTCGATTACCTGCGATCTCGCGGTCGGACGGTACTGGGAAGGGACTGTCTGCTCAAGTTCTCTCT GGACGTGTGTGACGCCATGGAGTATCTGGAGGCCAACAACTTTGTCCACCGGGACCTGGCGGCGCGGAACGTGCTGGTGTCGGACGAGAACATGGCCAAGGTCAGCGACTTTGGCCTGACTAAGGAGGCGTCCTCCATGCAAGACACGGCCAAGCTGCCCGTCAAGTGGACCGCGCCGGAGGCCCTCAGGGAGAAG AAATTCTCCACCAAGTCTGACGTGTGGAGCTACGGCATCCTGCTCTGGGAGATCTACTCCTTTGGCCGCGTGCCCTACCCCCGAATC CCCCTGAAGGACGTGGTCCCCCGTGTAGATAAAGGATATAAGATGGACGCCCCGGACGACTGTCCGCCCGTGGTCTATGACATCATGAAGCAGTGTTGGAACCTGGAcccagcagggaggcccagctTCTGCCGGCTGAGGGAGAGGCTGCTGCACATTAGGGCCAAGGAGCTCTGCCTttga